The Stigmatella aurantiaca DW4/3-1 genome contains the following window.
CGCGTGGACTAGGCGCGCACCTGCTTGATGGCCTGCTCGACGTAGCGGACACCCTTGGAGGTGATGGTCTTGCCCTTCCGGGTCTCCTGGGCATAGCCGGTGTTCATGCGCAGCGCCTTGGCGGCGTTGGGCGCGGCGTAGCTCACCCCGAAGGTGCCCCAGAAGCGGGAGGTGGTGCCGGAGGTGACCTCCAGGTTCAGGGCGCGCGCCAGGTAGAGCGGGATGAGCGAGCGCAGGAGCTGATCCTTCTGCTGCCCAGCGGTGACGAGATCCTTCTGCTGGGGGTGGGTCTTGAGCGCGTCCACCAGCTGGGTCACCGCCTGCGTGGATTGAGTCCTCGGAGCCTTCGTGCCAGCGCGGGCCTGGCTCGCTTTCGGGCTGCTCTTGGAGGCGGCCTTCTGGGCGGCGGGCTTCGCGGCCTTCGCGGTGCGGGTCGGCGTGCGCTTCACCGGGCGTGCGGAGGAGGTCTTTTGGCTCTTGGCTTCGGGCTTCTTGGGCATAGAGGGCTCGATGGCTGGTGACGTCAGGACTTCAGGCGTTGCTTCCACACAGCGTAGTGATCTCTGGCTCCCTTCTCAAATTCGGATAAAGGACCAGCTGACCGCGAGGCCGTGGGCGTAGGGCATGACGCCGTGGAAAACCCGTGGATCAGTGTCGAAAACCAGGGGCAGGAAGTGCCGATCTCCGTCCCACAGGGGCAGGCCCATGATGTCCTTGACCGGCACCCAGGACAGCGAGCCCTCCGGATTCCGCTCGAGCGGGGTGCCGGTGAACCGGTCGATCCGGAAGATGAACCCCAGCCAATCCTCGCCCTTGGGACCGAACCCCGGCCAGCTGATCGTCCCGCGCAGGCGCATCTCCACGCACTCGATGGCGGCTTCTTCTCGGATTTCCCGGCGCATGCAGGAAGCCACATCCTCATCCGGCTGCATTTTCCCCCCCAGGCCGTTGTATTTGCCGAGGTGCGCATCCTCCGGGCGGGCGTTGCGGTGGATGAGCAGCACCTTGTCCCCGTCCGGGGACAAGACATAGCCGAGCGTGCCAATGATGGGGGTGTAGGGCATGGCGCGCTGCATACCGGATCCGCCCGGGATCGGGTTAGTTTGCGAAGGCAGCCAACGGGAAGTGGAAGGAGGGACGTGTGGTCCGGCTTGTGGGAGTGGTGCTCGCGGTCGTGGGGGCTGTGCTGCTGTGGACGGGCTTGAAGGCGAGGGACTCGCTCGCCGAGCGCGCCACGGAGCTCCTCACGGGGCGGTACACGGAAAAGACAACCCTGTATCTCGCGGGGGGAGGCGGGGCGTTGGCGGGTGGAATTCTGCTGGTGCTGTTCGGAGGCGGGGGCCGTAAGCGCAGGTAATGGCGTGGAAAGGACGTTGAGAGGCTTCAGGGGCAGTGACATGGTCCCCCCGCCATGAAGCGTTCCCTGCCCTTTCTTGCCCTCCTCTCTTGTGCGACTCCCTCCACCCCTGGCCCCGCGGCGGGCGCCTCGGCCGCGCCCGTGGCGGCCTTGAGGCCGGAGGAAGTCCACCTCGCGGACCTGCGTCAGCTCACCTTCGGCGGAGAGAACGCCGAGGCCTACTGGTCCTTCGACGGAAAGCAGCTCTCCTTCCAGGCGAACCGGGGGGACATGGGCTGTGACCGCATCTTCCGCATGACGGTCGAGCCCTTCTCCGAGACGCAGGTGTCGAGCGGGAAGGGGGCCACGACGTGCGCCCACTTCCTGCCGGGGGACCAGGAGCTGATCTACGCCTCCACGCACCTGGGGGGCGATGCGTGCCCGCCCAAGCCCGACCGCTCGATGGGCTATGTCTGGGCGCTCTACGACAGCTACGACGTG
Protein-coding sequences here:
- a CDS encoding NUDIX hydrolase, translated to MPYTPIIGTLGYVLSPDGDKVLLIHRNARPEDAHLGKYNGLGGKMQPDEDVASCMRREIREEAAIECVEMRLRGTISWPGFGPKGEDWLGFIFRIDRFTGTPLERNPEGSLSWVPVKDIMGLPLWDGDRHFLPLVFDTDPRVFHGVMPYAHGLAVSWSFIRI
- a CDS encoding DUF3185 family protein, with translation MVRLVGVVLAVVGAVLLWTGLKARDSLAERATELLTGRYTEKTTLYLAGGGGALAGGILLVLFGGGGRKRR